The following coding sequences are from one Triticum aestivum cultivar Chinese Spring chromosome 5A, IWGSC CS RefSeq v2.1, whole genome shotgun sequence window:
- the LOC123103732 gene encoding secretory carrier-associated membrane protein 4 isoform X1: MAGRTRYDNPFEESGGDEVNPFADKATREALAAQSGYSGGSLYATQPRPSPPSSTRLSPLPPEPADFYNDFASTHTNKDMKIMEKELLAKEAELSRREKEIRRREEAAARAGVVIEEKNWPPFFPIIHHDINNEIPVHLQRTQYVAFASLLGLIIFLFWNIVCVTAAWIKGEGPKIWFLAVIYFILGCPGAYYLWYRPLYRAMRNDSALKFGWFFLFYLVHIAFCVYAAISPSILFVGKSLTGIFPSISLIGKSVIVGVFYFLGFAMFFLESSLSMWVIQRVYHYFRGSGKEAHMRHEAARATARAAF; the protein is encoded by the exons ATGGCGGGGAGGACGAGGTACGACAACCCTTTCGAGGAGAGCGGTGGCGACGAGGTCAACCCTTTCGCG GACAAGGCTACAAGAGAAGCACTGGCTGCTCAATCCGGTTATTCCGGCGGTTCACTCTATGCAACG CAACCACGGCCTAGTCCTCCTAGCAGCACCCGCCTTTCGCCTCTTCCTCCAGAGCCAGCTGACTTCTACAATGACTTTGCCTCCACACACACAAACAAG GACATGAAGATAATGGAGAAGGAGCTTCTGGCGAAGGAGGCTGAGTTAAGCAGGCGAGAGAAG GAAATTAGAAGAAGGGAAGAAGCTGCAGCACGAG CTGGCGTTGTCATAGAAGAGAAAAATTGGCCTCCATTTTTTCCCATCATTCATCATGATATCAATAATGAGATACCCGTGCATCTTCAAAGAACACAATATGTTGCCTTTGCATCACTTTTGG GATTGATCATTTTCCTATTTTGGAACATCGTCTGTGTTACCGCTGCTTGGATTAAAGGGGAAG GTCCCAAGATCTGGTTTCTTGCGGTCATCTACTTTATTCTTGGTTGCCCAGGTGCCTACTATCTGTGGTACCGACCACTTTACCGGGCCATGAG GAATGATAGTGCTTTGAAATTTGGATGGTTTTTTCTATTTTACTTG GTTCATATTGCTTTCTGTGTGTATGCAGCTATTTCTCCTTCAATTCTGTTTGTGGGAAAATCACTAAC AGGGATTTTCCCATCGATCAGCTTGATAGGGAAGAGCGTCATAGTGGGG GTGTTCTACTTTCTTGGCTTCGCAATGTTTTTCCTCGAGTCATCACTAAGCATGTGGGTCATTCAG CGcgtgtatcactattttcgaggaAGTGGGAAAGAAGCACATATGAGGCATGAGGCAGCACGCGCCACAGCTAGGGCAGCATTTTGA
- the LOC123103732 gene encoding secretory carrier-associated membrane protein 4 isoform X2, giving the protein MAGRTRYDNPFEESGGDEVNPFADKATREALAAQSGYSGGSLYATQPRPSPPSSTRLSPLPPEPADFYNDFASTHTNKDMKIMEKELLAKEAELSRREKEIRRREEAAARAGVVIEEKNWPPFFPIIHHDINNEIPVHLQRTQYVAFASLLGLIIFLFWNIVCVTAAWIKGEGPKIWFLAVIYFILGCPGAYYLWYRPLYRAMRNDSALKFGWFFLFYLRDFPIDQLDREERHSGGVLLSWLRNVFPRVITKHVGHSARVSLFSRKWERSTYEA; this is encoded by the exons ATGGCGGGGAGGACGAGGTACGACAACCCTTTCGAGGAGAGCGGTGGCGACGAGGTCAACCCTTTCGCG GACAAGGCTACAAGAGAAGCACTGGCTGCTCAATCCGGTTATTCCGGCGGTTCACTCTATGCAACG CAACCACGGCCTAGTCCTCCTAGCAGCACCCGCCTTTCGCCTCTTCCTCCAGAGCCAGCTGACTTCTACAATGACTTTGCCTCCACACACACAAACAAG GACATGAAGATAATGGAGAAGGAGCTTCTGGCGAAGGAGGCTGAGTTAAGCAGGCGAGAGAAG GAAATTAGAAGAAGGGAAGAAGCTGCAGCACGAG CTGGCGTTGTCATAGAAGAGAAAAATTGGCCTCCATTTTTTCCCATCATTCATCATGATATCAATAATGAGATACCCGTGCATCTTCAAAGAACACAATATGTTGCCTTTGCATCACTTTTGG GATTGATCATTTTCCTATTTTGGAACATCGTCTGTGTTACCGCTGCTTGGATTAAAGGGGAAG GTCCCAAGATCTGGTTTCTTGCGGTCATCTACTTTATTCTTGGTTGCCCAGGTGCCTACTATCTGTGGTACCGACCACTTTACCGGGCCATGAG GAATGATAGTGCTTTGAAATTTGGATGGTTTTTTCTATTTTACTTG AGGGATTTTCCCATCGATCAGCTTGATAGGGAAGAGCGTCATAGTGGGG GTGTTCTACTTTCTTGGCTTCGCAATGTTTTTCCTCGAGTCATCACTAAGCATGTGGGTCATTCAG CGcgtgtatcactattttcgaggaAGTGGGAAAGAAGCACATATGAGGCATGA
- the LOC123107049 gene encoding secretory carrier-associated membrane protein 4-like, protein MAGKWGQQDNPFEEVEIEVNPFSQPRPTPLPHEPVNFYNDISAPVNMPLDTKKDLKKKEKELLAKEAELNKREQEIKRREDALARAGVLIEPKNWPAFFPVIHVDISNDIPVHLQRVQYVAFASLLGLIICLFWNFICVTAVWILGDGPKIWFLAIIYIITGVPGAYYLWYRPLYRAMRKESAFRYGWFFMFYFFHICFCIFASVAPSILFLGRSLAGIFQALSVIPYSATVGIFYFLGFTLFVLEALLSIWVMQRVYRYFRGNGKEAEMRPDAASRRPSF, encoded by the exons ATGGCGGGGAAGTGGGGGCAGCAGGACAACCCCTTCGAGGAGGTCGAGATCGAGGTCAACCCTTTCTCG CAACCACGCCCGACCCCGCTCCCTCACGAACCAGTTAACTTCTACAATGACATCAGTGCACCTGTCAATATGCCTCTCGATACGAAAAAG GACCtgaagaaaaaggagaaagaacTTTTGGCTAAAGAGGCTGAGCTGAACAAGAGAGAACAA GAAATAAAAAGAAGGGAAGATGCTCTTGCAAGAG CTGGAGTTCTTATAGAGCCTAAAAATTGGCCTGCCTTCTTTCCTGTCATCCATGTGGATATTTCAAATGATATACCCGTGCACTTGCAGCGAGTACAATATGTTGCATTCGCATCGCTCCTAG GTTTGATCATATGCCTCTTCTGGAACTTTATATGCGTCACTGCTGTTTGGATATTAGGGGACG GTCCTAAGATCTGGTTCCTGGCCATCATATACATTATTACTGGAGTCCCAGGTGCCTACTATTTGTGGTATCGACCTCTCTATCGTGCGATGAG GAAAGAGAGTGCTTTCAGATATGGATGGTTCTTCATGTTCTATTTT TTTCACATTTGTTTCTGCATATTCGCATCTGTTGCGCCATCGATTCTGTTCTTGGGACGTTCATTGGC AGGAATCTTTCAAGCACTGAGCGTAATACCATACAGTGCTACAGTTGGG ATATTCTACTTCCTGGGTTTCACCTTGTTTGTCCTGGAAGCATTGCTAAGCATATGGGTCATGCAG AGAGTATACCGGTATTTCCGCGGAAACGGGAAGGAGGCGGAGATGAGGCCTGACGCGGCATCGCGGCGTCCATCGTTTTGA